From one uncultured Fibrobacter sp. genomic stretch:
- a CDS encoding helix-hairpin-helix domain-containing protein, whose protein sequence is MNAPEKNVVRLALCLLVVGVVVRILPWGLPAIEHFEVGESFIVANEAPVSGVMPVVRNPPADSLEVSKIDSNLENRPPKERKRAKKVDLPVHINTASIDELCALNGVGPKLAEKILDTRNALGAFKNAEDLQKVPGIGKKKLEKLLPGLIFD, encoded by the coding sequence ATGAATGCACCAGAAAAAAATGTGGTCCGATTGGCTTTGTGCCTTTTGGTAGTTGGAGTCGTTGTCCGGATTCTCCCTTGGGGGCTTCCGGCTATCGAACATTTCGAAGTGGGGGAATCGTTTATCGTGGCAAATGAGGCTCCTGTGTCGGGAGTCATGCCCGTGGTGCGAAACCCGCCTGCAGATTCTCTAGAAGTGTCAAAAATTGACTCTAATCTTGAAAATCGTCCCCCAAAAGAGCGAAAACGGGCAAAAAAAGTCGATCTCCCGGTACATATCAATACGGCCTCGATTGATGAACTTTGTGCCCTAAATGGGGTTGGTCCGAAGCTTGCCGAGAAGATTTTGGACACCAGAAATGCCCTTGGAGCCTTCAAAAATGCCGAAGATTTACAAAAAGTGCCCGGAATCGGCAAGAAAAAATTGGAAAAGTTACTTCCTGGGTTAATTTTTGATTAG
- the gatC gene encoding Asp-tRNA(Asn)/Glu-tRNA(Gln) amidotransferase subunit GatC, which yields MLEREEVLKLAKLSRLEVAEEDIESVKGHLDKMLNHLEALKALNLSDVEPMTAVENGATILREDVPVQGFSLEKAFMNAPAVENDHFAIPKVIGG from the coding sequence ATGCTCGAACGTGAAGAAGTTTTGAAACTCGCGAAGCTTTCTAGGCTCGAAGTTGCCGAAGAAGATATCGAATCTGTGAAGGGTCACTTGGACAAGATGCTCAACCATCTGGAAGCCCTCAAGGCTCTGAACCTTTCCGATGTGGAACCGATGACCGCTGTCGAAAACGGCGCCACGATTCTCCGCGAAGATGTACCCGTGCAGGGTTTCTCGCTCGAAAAGGCCTTCATGAATGCTCCGGCTGTGGAAAACGACCACTTTGCCATTCCGAAGGTGATCGGCGGCTAA
- a CDS encoding 3-deoxy-manno-octulosonate cytidylyltransferase, with amino-acid sequence MAVHCIVPARMGSSRFPGKPLIKIAGKEMIVRTLERAQLAECFERIVCATDSEEIADVVSRAGFEFILTPDAATGSDRVAFAARALDLDLVVNLQGDEPLVEPSVLCDVATALENHPDEWVTVACPLNPAEAELKTVVKVLVKDDYAVDFTRSVANEDAARWFQHQGIYAYSRVCRDEFSSLPQTEVEKERSLEQMRILGKRPIRIVQSKYPSISVDVPSDVNAVEAALKKH; translated from the coding sequence ATGGCTGTTCATTGTATAGTGCCTGCACGTATGGGATCGTCCCGCTTTCCGGGAAAGCCCTTGATCAAGATTGCAGGTAAAGAAATGATTGTGCGCACCCTAGAGCGTGCGCAGCTTGCTGAATGTTTTGAACGCATTGTATGTGCGACCGATTCCGAAGAAATTGCAGATGTGGTTTCTCGGGCGGGTTTTGAATTTATCTTGACTCCGGATGCGGCTACCGGTTCTGACCGCGTTGCTTTTGCGGCTCGGGCCCTCGATTTGGACCTAGTGGTGAACTTGCAAGGCGACGAGCCCTTGGTTGAGCCATCCGTGCTGTGCGATGTGGCAACGGCCCTCGAAAATCACCCTGACGAATGGGTGACTGTCGCATGCCCCTTGAATCCTGCGGAGGCGGAACTCAAGACGGTGGTCAAGGTATTGGTGAAAGACGATTATGCGGTGGACTTTACCCGGTCGGTAGCGAATGAGGACGCTGCCCGCTGGTTCCAGCACCAGGGAATTTACGCTTATTCCAGGGTGTGCCGCGACGAATTTTCGTCTTTGCCGCAAACCGAAGTTGAAAAGGAACGCTCCCTGGAGCAGATGCGCATTCTGGGCAAACGCCCGATTCGCATTGTTCAGAGCAAGTACCCTTCGATTTCGGTCGATGTCCCTTCAGACGTGAACGCGGTGGAGGCGGCGCTTAAAAAGCACTAA
- a CDS encoding ATP-dependent helicase, with the protein MANIVDNVVLDKELNPEQAAAAKKIDGPMLILAGAGSGKTRCITYKIAHLVSQYNVEPDRILAVTFTNKAAREMKSRIQKLLDCNMNFAWMGTFHSVCLRLLKLCLSKQSVIDALGGKWYDGNFSIYDDDDQKRLLKEIMKEQLGDNFEPSEVKKLHGAISKYKNTILYRGKVAQLQTPDVAQELANFPDEVLRAKMYAEYQKRLKESNAMDFDDLLFNTVYMLQKLPPLVDQLKARFRYVVVDEYQDTNDVQYELLKLLINDNKNVTVVGDDDQSIYGWRGANIKIIRNFHRDFAPVTIVKLERNYRSTANIVKGAGSVIAHNIRPQEMQKNVFSKEDAGELIHVRHFMDDRSEASAIADVIAKAGEVFYAKTAVFYRTNAQSRALEKALNDRRIPSVIFGGMRFWDRKEIKDVLAYLRLLANEKDDAAYLRVINTPPRAIGKTTVENILERERNGEGSFWDNLLAEVNSGSRSAIKLKGFTDMVQSWKALLAAGETPLPILAEKIITDVGYKEFLRKEDELSADERIGNLDEMVNAIREFDEEHPGATLDAFLQDISLLTDADKKVDNSKGQVTLMTIHMAKGLEFNTVHIAGCDEEIFPLIRASSTMSGAEMNEQMEEERRLFYVGCTRAEKKLYLYHAERRFFQGNIRPFAPSRFLKELDPSVVDFTPCTDFGFGGNDFNQDFSGSQFSRPPRPNIPPSYPRRPSGSYGGGYGGGSSRPSNFGSYGYNRPSAVPNSIKKNDKHIVYRNPVKVAAPVKPAEPSGPRVVYDEYSENPYHPGVRVRHMKYGVGTIVKCYGTGDNARVDVRFGNDPTVRTIILKYAALQIVG; encoded by the coding sequence ATGGCAAATATTGTAGATAATGTTGTTTTAGATAAAGAACTGAATCCGGAACAGGCGGCTGCGGCTAAAAAGATTGATGGGCCGATGCTGATTTTGGCTGGTGCCGGTTCGGGAAAAACGCGTTGCATTACCTATAAGATTGCTCACCTTGTTTCGCAGTATAACGTGGAGCCGGACCGCATTCTGGCGGTGACCTTTACGAACAAGGCTGCACGCGAAATGAAGTCGCGTATCCAGAAGTTGCTTGACTGCAACATGAATTTTGCCTGGATGGGAACGTTCCATTCTGTGTGCTTGCGCCTTTTGAAGCTTTGCCTTTCCAAACAGTCTGTGATTGACGCTTTGGGCGGCAAGTGGTATGACGGCAACTTCTCGATTTACGATGACGATGACCAGAAAAGACTCCTGAAAGAAATTATGAAGGAGCAGTTGGGCGATAACTTTGAACCGTCCGAAGTCAAGAAATTGCACGGCGCCATTTCTAAGTATAAGAATACGATTTTGTATCGCGGTAAGGTTGCTCAGCTGCAGACTCCCGATGTGGCGCAGGAATTGGCAAACTTCCCGGACGAAGTCCTTCGTGCAAAGATGTATGCCGAATATCAGAAGCGCCTCAAGGAATCGAACGCGATGGACTTTGATGACCTGTTGTTCAACACGGTCTACATGTTGCAAAAGTTGCCGCCGCTCGTGGATCAACTGAAAGCACGTTTCCGCTATGTGGTGGTGGACGAATACCAGGACACGAACGATGTTCAGTACGAACTCTTGAAGTTGCTCATTAACGATAATAAGAACGTGACGGTGGTGGGTGATGACGACCAGAGTATTTACGGCTGGCGTGGCGCGAACATTAAGATTATCCGTAACTTCCATCGTGACTTTGCTCCGGTGACGATTGTCAAGCTCGAACGCAATTACCGCTCGACTGCAAATATTGTGAAGGGCGCAGGCTCCGTGATTGCGCACAACATCCGTCCGCAAGAAATGCAGAAGAATGTGTTCTCTAAAGAAGATGCGGGAGAACTCATTCACGTGCGCCACTTTATGGATGACCGCTCCGAAGCCTCGGCGATTGCCGATGTGATTGCAAAGGCGGGCGAAGTTTTTTATGCCAAGACGGCTGTGTTCTACCGCACCAACGCGCAGTCCCGCGCCTTGGAAAAGGCGCTAAATGACCGCCGTATACCGTCGGTCATTTTTGGCGGCATGCGATTCTGGGACCGCAAAGAAATCAAGGACGTTCTCGCATACTTGCGTCTGCTCGCTAACGAAAAAGACGATGCCGCCTACCTGCGCGTGATCAACACGCCGCCTCGCGCTATCGGCAAGACGACTGTCGAAAACATCCTTGAACGTGAACGCAACGGCGAAGGCTCCTTCTGGGATAACTTGCTCGCCGAAGTCAACAGCGGAAGCCGCTCGGCCATCAAACTCAAGGGCTTTACGGATATGGTGCAGAGCTGGAAGGCTTTGCTTGCTGCAGGCGAAACGCCGCTCCCGATCTTGGCAGAAAAGATTATTACCGATGTGGGCTACAAGGAATTCCTGCGCAAAGAAGACGAACTCTCTGCAGACGAACGCATTGGTAACTTGGATGAAATGGTGAATGCCATCCGCGAATTTGACGAAGAACATCCGGGCGCAACGCTTGATGCGTTCTTGCAGGATATTTCGCTCTTGACCGATGCCGACAAGAAGGTGGACAATTCCAAGGGCCAGGTGACGCTTATGACGATTCACATGGCGAAGGGCTTGGAATTCAACACTGTGCACATCGCGGGCTGCGACGAAGAAATCTTCCCGCTCATTCGTGCGTCGTCTACCATGTCTGGCGCCGAGATGAACGAGCAGATGGAAGAAGAACGCCGCTTGTTCTATGTGGGCTGTACGCGTGCCGAAAAGAAGTTGTACTTGTATCATGCGGAACGCCGCTTCTTCCAAGGAAACATTCGCCCGTTCGCGCCGTCCCGCTTCCTTAAGGAACTGGACCCGTCGGTAGTTGACTTTACGCCTTGCACCGATTTCGGCTTTGGCGGTAACGACTTCAATCAGGATTTCTCGGGCTCGCAGTTCTCGCGTCCGCCGCGTCCGAATATTCCGCCTTCGTACCCGCGCCGACCGTCCGGAAGCTATGGCGGCGGCTATGGTGGCGGTTCGTCTCGCCCGAGCAATTTTGGCTCTTATGGTTACAACCGCCCTTCGGCTGTTCCGAATTCCATCAAGAAAAACGACAAGCACATCGTTTACCGCAATCCGGTTAAGGTTGCCGCCCCAGTAAAGCCGGCGGAACCGTCTGGCCCGCGCGTCGTTTACGACGAATACAGCGAGAATCCGTACCATCCGGGCGTACGCGTGCGCCACATGAAATATGGTGTGGGCACGATTGTCAAGTGCTACGGTACTGGCGACAACGCTCGCGTAGACGTCCGTTTCGGTAACGATCCGACTGTCCGTACGATTATTTTGAAATATGCGGCGCTGCAAATAGTGGGCTAG
- a CDS encoding GspE/PulE family protein gives MMNSNKMNLGQLLLRQGVLDEDQLAHATAEHKRTGLMLSKILVRLGMVSEETLTNILGSQMQSSTKMRIGEMLLAQGYITQEQLDKALETQKTSGKRLGRTLVDLGFMPEERLIEILSRQFEVPYVKLDNFNIDPEAYTYLPEDMCKQYKVVPLFVQKGEDERRQVRSVMTIAMTDPTNMRTISIVKFKVRMDVDVVMASEADVMKAIERVFAGHGDGANEESLAELISESKDGEELETVERGQGGNDEPELSDEEGRAVVKIVTTLIHEAIARKASDIHLEPQETFLKLRYRIDGDLQVMSPIPARLMPQILSRIKLLSKMDIAEKRKPLDGRFTVRYKGSEVDLRVSSFPISLRKRGVCEKIVMRILNPNSGQFPLKDMGFDPRVLKQFIDAINAPNGIVLVTGPTGSGKSTTLYASIREILDSTINISTMEDPVELNIDGVNQGQINNAAGFTFAAGIRALLRQDPDVIMIGEMRDQETSSMAIEAALTGHLVFSTLHTNDAAGAFPRLLEMGLEPFLVSTAIKGVLAQRLVRRICKYCKEPVEISQEMRDEFHLTPDMQFYHGKGCDKCEGSGYKGRCGIYEFLVPNETVRNLIIKRSSGDVIKRAAMQECGMITLRMDGIQKALDGHTTLEQAIGASTSDD, from the coding sequence ATGATGAATAGCAATAAGATGAACTTGGGACAGTTGCTGCTTCGCCAAGGTGTATTGGACGAAGACCAGTTAGCCCATGCCACGGCCGAACACAAGCGTACCGGTCTTATGCTCAGTAAGATCTTGGTTCGCCTGGGAATGGTGAGTGAAGAAACTTTGACGAACATTCTTGGTTCGCAAATGCAGTCTTCGACCAAGATGCGTATTGGTGAAATGCTCCTTGCTCAGGGCTACATTACCCAAGAGCAGTTGGACAAGGCACTAGAGACGCAAAAGACTTCAGGCAAGCGTCTAGGTCGCACCTTGGTGGACTTGGGTTTCATGCCCGAGGAACGCCTTATTGAAATTCTTTCGAGACAGTTCGAAGTCCCGTACGTAAAGCTTGATAACTTCAATATCGACCCGGAAGCCTATACCTACTTGCCCGAAGATATGTGTAAGCAGTACAAGGTGGTTCCCTTGTTTGTGCAGAAGGGCGAAGACGAACGCCGTCAGGTGCGTTCCGTGATGACCATTGCCATGACCGACCCCACGAACATGCGCACGATCAGCATCGTGAAGTTCAAGGTCCGTATGGATGTGGACGTGGTCATGGCCTCCGAAGCCGACGTGATGAAGGCCATTGAACGTGTCTTTGCGGGTCACGGTGATGGCGCCAACGAAGAATCCTTGGCCGAACTTATCAGTGAATCTAAGGACGGCGAAGAACTAGAAACCGTGGAACGCGGTCAGGGCGGTAACGACGAACCGGAACTTTCTGACGAAGAAGGCCGCGCGGTTGTTAAGATCGTGACCACGCTGATTCACGAAGCCATTGCCCGTAAGGCATCTGATATTCACCTTGAACCGCAGGAAACGTTCCTGAAGCTGCGTTACCGTATTGACGGTGACCTGCAGGTGATGTCCCCGATTCCGGCACGTTTGATGCCGCAGATTCTTTCGCGTATTAAGCTCCTGTCTAAGATGGATATTGCCGAAAAACGTAAACCGTTGGACGGCCGCTTTACCGTGCGTTACAAGGGTTCCGAAGTGGACCTTCGTGTGAGCTCGTTCCCGATTTCTCTCCGTAAGCGCGGTGTTTGCGAAAAGATCGTTATGCGTATCTTGAACCCGAACTCCGGTCAGTTCCCGCTGAAGGATATGGGTTTCGACCCGCGCGTGCTCAAGCAGTTTATTGATGCGATTAATGCTCCTAACGGTATTGTGCTGGTGACCGGTCCTACCGGTTCCGGTAAGTCTACCACGCTTTATGCTTCTATTCGAGAAATTTTGGATTCCACGATCAACATCTCTACGATGGAAGACCCGGTGGAATTGAATATTGATGGTGTGAACCAAGGACAGATCAACAACGCCGCAGGCTTTACCTTTGCGGCGGGCATTCGCGCCCTGCTGCGTCAGGACCCGGATGTGATTATGATCGGTGAAATGCGTGACCAAGAAACTTCGTCCATGGCTATTGAAGCTGCTTTGACGGGTCACTTGGTCTTCAGTACGCTCCATACCAACGACGCCGCCGGTGCATTCCCGCGTTTGCTCGAAATGGGTCTGGAACCGTTCCTTGTGTCTACCGCAATCAAGGGTGTGCTTGCACAGCGCCTTGTGCGCCGTATCTGTAAGTACTGTAAGGAACCTGTCGAAATTTCACAGGAAATGCGCGACGAATTCCACTTGACCCCCGACATGCAGTTCTACCATGGTAAGGGTTGTGATAAGTGTGAAGGTTCGGGCTACAAGGGCCGTTGCGGTATTTACGAATTCCTGGTGCCGAACGAAACCGTGCGTAACCTTATCATCAAGCGTTCTTCGGGCGACGTGATCAAGCGCGCTGCCATGCAGGAATGCGGCATGATTACGCTGCGTATGGATGGTATCCAGAAGGCTCTCGACGGCCACACGACGCTTGAACAGGCCATCGGCGCTTCTACGTCGGATGACTAG